Proteins encoded by one window of Brienomyrus brachyistius isolate T26 chromosome 1, BBRACH_0.4, whole genome shotgun sequence:
- the asb1 gene encoding ankyrin repeat and SOCS box protein 1 isoform X1 translates to MADGGDLDGDDDPPNIGNPVVTVSDMSGTSPAGRNLKEWLQEQYCDKPLEQCDDMRLHNAAYVGDLDTLRSLLQEDSFKRATAPTTYRRINEKSVWCCGWLPCTPLRIAATAGHSDCVAFLISQGAEVDLVDVKGQTALYVAVVNGHLDCVRILLEASADPNGSRHHRSTPVYHASRVGRVDILKELIRFDADVDVDHQLGPRPLFSARTLSSLVVCPLYISAAYHHLGCFRVLLQAGADPDYNYTGPVCREALQRGLAACLLDAVLRHGCEPAFVRLLLEHGANPNLVPWDEHPGLDAVGRVRLRMEPEALRLYQEARRIPRRLTHLCRICVRRALGKCHLGAIPSLPLPDTIKLFLLHEDR, encoded by the exons ATGGCAGACGGGGGGGATTTAGACGGAGACGACGATCCGCCTAATATCGGCAATCCAGTGGTGACGGTTTCGGATATGTCCGGCACCTCGCCCGCAG gccgtAATTTGAAGGAGTGGCTGCAGGAGCAGTACTGTGACAAGCCGCTGGAGCAGTGTGATGACATGCGGCTGCACAACGCTGCCTACGTGGGCGACCTGGACACGCTGCGCAGCCTGCTGCAGGAGGACAGCTTTAAACG TGCCACTGCACCGACCACATACAGGCGCATCAATGAGAAATCGGTTTGGTGCTGCGGCTGGCTCCCATGCACCCCACTGCGCATCGCTGCCACGGCAGGTCACAGCGACTGCGTGGCCTTCCTCATCAGCCAGGGTGCTGAGGTGGACCTGGTTGACGTCAAGGGCCAAACTGCACTCTACGTGGCCGTAGTCAATGGGCACCTGGACTGCGTGCGAATCTTGCTGGAGGCAAGCGCGGACCCTAACGGCAGCCGGCACCACCGCAGCACACCTGTTTACCACGCGTCACGGGTGGGCAGGGTGGACATCCTCAAGGAGCTCATCAG gtttgaTGCAGATGTGGACGTGGACCACCAGCTGGGGCCGCGGCCCCTGTTCAGTGCGCGCACGCTGTCCTCGCTGGTGGTGTGCCCGCTGTACATCAGCGCCGCCTATCATCACCTGGGCTGCTTCCGTGTGCTGCTGCAGGCCGGCGCCGACCCCGACTACAACTACACAGGCCCGGTGTGCCGTGAGGCATTGCAGCGGGGCCTCGCCGCCTGCCTGCTGGACGCTGTGCTGCGGCACGGTTGCGAGCCTGCCTTCGTTCGGCTGCTGCTGGAGCACGGCGCCAACCCCAACCTGGTGCCCTGGGACGAGCATCCTGGCTTAGACGCCGTGGGGCGCGTCAGGCTCAGGATGGAGCCCGAGGCGTTACGGCTTTACCAGGAGGCTCGCA GGATCCCTCGGCGGCTGACCCATCTCTGCCGCATCTGTGTCCGCCGGGCACTCGGAAAATGTCACCTGGGGGCCATCCCGTCCCTCCCCCTGCCTGATACTATCAAGCTCTTCCTGCTGCATGAGGATCGCTGA
- the asb1 gene encoding ankyrin repeat and SOCS box protein 1 isoform X2 — MADGGDLDGDDDPPNIGNPVVTVSDMSGTSPAGRNLKEWLQEQYCDKPLEQCDDMRLHNAAYVGDLDTLRSLLQEDSFKRRINEKSVWCCGWLPCTPLRIAATAGHSDCVAFLISQGAEVDLVDVKGQTALYVAVVNGHLDCVRILLEASADPNGSRHHRSTPVYHASRVGRVDILKELIRFDADVDVDHQLGPRPLFSARTLSSLVVCPLYISAAYHHLGCFRVLLQAGADPDYNYTGPVCREALQRGLAACLLDAVLRHGCEPAFVRLLLEHGANPNLVPWDEHPGLDAVGRVRLRMEPEALRLYQEARRIPRRLTHLCRICVRRALGKCHLGAIPSLPLPDTIKLFLLHEDR; from the exons ATGGCAGACGGGGGGGATTTAGACGGAGACGACGATCCGCCTAATATCGGCAATCCAGTGGTGACGGTTTCGGATATGTCCGGCACCTCGCCCGCAG gccgtAATTTGAAGGAGTGGCTGCAGGAGCAGTACTGTGACAAGCCGCTGGAGCAGTGTGATGACATGCGGCTGCACAACGCTGCCTACGTGGGCGACCTGGACACGCTGCGCAGCCTGCTGCAGGAGGACAGCTTTAAACG GCGCATCAATGAGAAATCGGTTTGGTGCTGCGGCTGGCTCCCATGCACCCCACTGCGCATCGCTGCCACGGCAGGTCACAGCGACTGCGTGGCCTTCCTCATCAGCCAGGGTGCTGAGGTGGACCTGGTTGACGTCAAGGGCCAAACTGCACTCTACGTGGCCGTAGTCAATGGGCACCTGGACTGCGTGCGAATCTTGCTGGAGGCAAGCGCGGACCCTAACGGCAGCCGGCACCACCGCAGCACACCTGTTTACCACGCGTCACGGGTGGGCAGGGTGGACATCCTCAAGGAGCTCATCAG gtttgaTGCAGATGTGGACGTGGACCACCAGCTGGGGCCGCGGCCCCTGTTCAGTGCGCGCACGCTGTCCTCGCTGGTGGTGTGCCCGCTGTACATCAGCGCCGCCTATCATCACCTGGGCTGCTTCCGTGTGCTGCTGCAGGCCGGCGCCGACCCCGACTACAACTACACAGGCCCGGTGTGCCGTGAGGCATTGCAGCGGGGCCTCGCCGCCTGCCTGCTGGACGCTGTGCTGCGGCACGGTTGCGAGCCTGCCTTCGTTCGGCTGCTGCTGGAGCACGGCGCCAACCCCAACCTGGTGCCCTGGGACGAGCATCCTGGCTTAGACGCCGTGGGGCGCGTCAGGCTCAGGATGGAGCCCGAGGCGTTACGGCTTTACCAGGAGGCTCGCA GGATCCCTCGGCGGCTGACCCATCTCTGCCGCATCTGTGTCCGCCGGGCACTCGGAAAATGTCACCTGGGGGCCATCCCGTCCCTCCCCCTGCCTGATACTATCAAGCTCTTCCTGCTGCATGAGGATCGCTGA